In one window of Pseudodesulfovibrio sediminis DNA:
- a CDS encoding glycosyltransferase encodes MKHDGGTSKVFSRPSSANHYPAGENSVNYHHFIITRFNINIYDIDFPKRLEDTWLSVRFELFQKYCFPTVKAQKNQDFTWLVLFDAQTPARYKTLISVYAKYHNFEPVYCGAFATIMDTVKERMKQIAPDAEWFVSTRLDNDDALSTGFIHCVQGVVDSLNETDLAPSDTLYINFPNGLQLKEGYFYDFKDATNAFVSLVERADDPHTVFWVDHPCIHDVAPVIQAETSPLWLQVVHDLNVYNYVRGERVDPVGVARHFPCDFDMDE; translated from the coding sequence TTGAAGCACGATGGTGGTACCTCAAAAGTATTCAGCCGCCCCTCTTCCGCCAACCACTATCCCGCAGGTGAAAACAGCGTGAACTACCATCATTTCATCATCACCCGGTTCAATATCAATATTTATGACATCGATTTTCCCAAACGGCTGGAGGATACGTGGCTCTCGGTTCGTTTCGAGTTGTTTCAGAAATACTGTTTTCCTACGGTTAAGGCACAGAAGAATCAGGACTTTACCTGGCTGGTTCTGTTTGATGCGCAGACTCCGGCCCGGTACAAGACGCTCATCAGCGTTTATGCAAAGTACCATAATTTCGAGCCTGTTTACTGCGGTGCCTTTGCTACCATCATGGACACGGTGAAGGAGCGGATGAAGCAGATTGCCCCTGACGCGGAGTGGTTCGTTTCCACCAGGCTGGACAATGACGATGCCCTCTCCACCGGGTTCATCCATTGTGTGCAGGGCGTGGTTGATTCCTTGAACGAGACGGACCTTGCGCCGTCGGACACGCTCTACATCAATTTTCCCAACGGGTTGCAACTCAAGGAGGGGTATTTTTACGATTTCAAGGACGCAACCAACGCCTTTGTTTCTCTGGTCGAACGGGCTGACGATCCGCATACGGTCTTTTGGGTAGATCATCCCTGTATCCACGACGTGGCCCCGGTGATTCAGGCGGAGACCAGCCCCTTGTGGCTTCAGGTGGTGCATGACCTGAATGTCTATAACTATGTGCGCGGGGAGCGGGTGGACCCGGTCGGTGTTGCCAGACATTTTCCCTGCGATTTCGATATGGATGAATAA
- a CDS encoding methyl-accepting chemotaxis protein: protein MGIRFKILAPLVIVAIFMIIGGYLVLNSQFGQLEESFVSLTLKGKVEDARQSIAKMSGNALEQAALFSHMPAVVDAFEVAHQGNMYDPNDAKAQMAREQIRVALAPVLKGYKDTMGAPFKAHFHLPTARSLVRVWRDKQAKKSGKWVDISDDLSSFRNTVIDVNKTRQAIKGIEPGRGGFTIRGLAPVTNAAGKHLGSVEVLIGFAGILKSMETSGQLKTLLYMDADLLPITTKLQDKTKNPVRANKYVLVYGQKNTAIQELTSEDILARGMKDTTISIIDKTAIGSFPVKDYRGKVIGTIVLSMDISSQRDQINAVMWVLAGIMFIVIAAPILIILLVLQKSVMEPIRDCANIANQIASGDLRTISCEDRKDEMGEILSAMQTMGSKLTYTISETQMVASDVVAECQRLASASDNLSQGASRQAAGLEEVSASMEEMSGSIKSSASIALETEQIASKAANNAETGGQAVERTVSAMKKIAEEISIIEDIARQTNLLALNAAIEAARAGEAGKGFAVVAAEVRKLAERSGSAAAGISELSSSSVSVAEEAGELLKQMVPDIKKTAEMIQEISAAANEQSAGINQVSQALQESDEVVQRNATDAEQVASTATVLSTKSQGLQQNISYFRVDEDTACLPLAELDMSPAPADPEDDRF from the coding sequence ATGGGTATTAGATTTAAAATTCTCGCACCACTGGTTATCGTGGCCATATTCATGATCATCGGTGGTTATCTGGTTCTGAACTCACAGTTCGGCCAACTAGAAGAATCCTTTGTTTCTCTGACTCTCAAAGGAAAGGTTGAGGACGCCAGACAATCCATCGCAAAAATGTCCGGCAACGCTCTTGAACAGGCGGCTCTGTTCAGCCATATGCCGGCGGTCGTGGATGCTTTCGAAGTAGCGCACCAGGGCAACATGTATGACCCCAATGACGCCAAGGCCCAAATGGCACGGGAGCAGATCCGCGTCGCCCTGGCCCCTGTGCTCAAAGGGTACAAGGATACCATGGGGGCACCGTTCAAAGCGCATTTTCACCTGCCCACTGCTCGCAGTCTGGTCCGTGTCTGGCGCGATAAGCAGGCAAAGAAAAGCGGCAAATGGGTGGATATCTCCGACGATCTCTCCAGCTTTCGCAATACGGTCATTGATGTGAACAAGACCCGGCAGGCCATCAAGGGCATTGAGCCGGGACGCGGCGGCTTCACCATCCGAGGCTTGGCCCCGGTGACCAACGCTGCCGGTAAACATCTGGGCAGCGTGGAAGTCCTCATCGGCTTTGCGGGCATCCTCAAATCCATGGAAACCTCAGGCCAACTCAAAACACTGCTCTACATGGACGCAGACCTCCTGCCCATCACCACAAAACTGCAAGACAAGACGAAAAATCCAGTCCGCGCCAATAAATACGTGCTTGTATACGGTCAGAAGAATACTGCGATACAGGAACTCACTTCGGAAGATATTCTGGCCCGGGGCATGAAGGACACCACTATTTCAATCATCGACAAAACCGCCATCGGTTCGTTCCCGGTCAAGGATTACCGTGGCAAAGTCATCGGCACCATTGTTCTGTCCATGGATATTTCCTCGCAACGGGATCAGATCAACGCCGTCATGTGGGTGCTGGCCGGAATCATGTTCATCGTCATCGCGGCCCCCATCCTCATCATCCTCTTGGTCCTGCAAAAATCCGTCATGGAACCAATCAGGGATTGCGCCAACATAGCCAACCAGATCGCGTCCGGCGATTTGCGCACCATCTCCTGCGAGGACCGCAAGGATGAAATGGGAGAAATCCTCTCTGCCATGCAGACCATGGGCAGCAAACTGACATACACCATCAGCGAGACCCAGATGGTGGCCAGCGATGTGGTCGCCGAGTGTCAGCGACTGGCCTCTGCCAGCGACAACCTCTCGCAGGGTGCTTCCAGACAGGCTGCCGGCCTGGAAGAGGTCTCCGCCAGCATGGAAGAGATGTCCGGGTCCATCAAAAGCTCTGCCTCCATTGCTCTTGAAACCGAGCAGATCGCCAGCAAGGCGGCCAACAATGCTGAAACCGGCGGACAGGCCGTGGAGCGCACCGTCTCGGCCATGAAAAAAATCGCAGAGGAAATCTCCATCATCGAAGATATCGCCCGTCAGACCAACCTGCTTGCCCTGAACGCAGCCATTGAAGCCGCACGCGCAGGCGAAGCAGGCAAGGGGTTTGCGGTGGTCGCCGCCGAGGTTCGCAAGCTGGCAGAGCGAAGCGGGTCAGCAGCGGCAGGCATCTCCGAACTCTCCTCCTCCAGCGTTTCCGTTGCCGAAGAGGCCGGCGAGCTGCTCAAGCAGATGGTTCCCGACATCAAAAAGACTGCGGAAATGATTCAGGAGATTTCGGCAGCCGCCAACGAGCAGAGCGCCGGGATCAACCAGGTGAGTCAGGCGTTGCAGGAGTCGGACGAGGTGGTGCAGCGAAACGCCACAGATGCCGAACAGGTGGCTTCCACTGCAACCGTTCTGTCCACCAAATCACAGGGCCTGCAGCAGAACATCAGCTACTTCAGAGTTGATGAGGATACCGCATGTCTGCCACTGGCGGAGCTGGATATGTCCCCAGCCCCGGCCGATCCTGAAGACGACCGCTTCTGA
- a CDS encoding sensor histidine kinase, with protein MKIHRYHFELFTYISLSVLGVILLISLDAYEGFYDFSRDHEELELDEIVLFIPVGLLCFALFSLLRVRELRQKNARLRTMHVEIDQANRKLQELTESREQFMLIACHELKSPLSGVVNALHLIDLAQNSEEREEGLEYAKEAARSLTVLIDDVLKFAQISHSGESRDEPFSLVEIMQTIKQIVKAEVSAKGLEYSIEIDPKTPATVIGSAYSIRLVILNLMGNAIKYTDAGSVAIRSTYHKTPQEELIISVTDTGVGISASDQITIFEPYKRAGNAPDGLKGGLGLGLAIVHQLVEQLGGSIAVSSVEGQGSEFTVRIPVHSI; from the coding sequence GTGAAAATACATAGATACCATTTTGAACTATTTACCTATATTAGCCTGTCTGTTTTAGGCGTCATCCTGCTTATTTCATTGGATGCCTATGAAGGGTTTTACGATTTTAGCAGGGACCATGAAGAACTTGAGCTAGATGAAATAGTTCTCTTCATTCCTGTAGGATTGCTCTGTTTTGCCCTCTTTTCCCTGCTTCGTGTGCGAGAACTTCGTCAGAAGAATGCTCGATTGCGTACAATGCATGTGGAGATTGATCAGGCGAACAGGAAATTGCAGGAACTGACCGAATCCAGAGAGCAGTTCATGCTCATTGCCTGTCATGAATTGAAAAGTCCCCTGAGTGGGGTCGTCAATGCCTTGCATCTCATTGATCTGGCACAGAATAGCGAGGAGAGAGAGGAGGGGCTCGAGTATGCCAAAGAGGCGGCCAGAAGTTTGACTGTCCTTATCGACGATGTCCTGAAGTTCGCTCAAATATCTCATAGCGGGGAAAGCCGGGATGAACCCTTCAGCCTTGTGGAAATCATGCAGACTATCAAACAGATAGTGAAGGCCGAGGTTTCTGCCAAAGGGTTGGAATACAGTATTGAGATAGACCCGAAGACGCCTGCAACCGTGATCGGTTCGGCATACAGCATCCGTCTCGTCATATTGAACCTTATGGGCAATGCAATCAAATATACGGACGCCGGGAGTGTCGCCATTCGCAGTACGTACCATAAAACGCCTCAAGAGGAGTTGATAATCTCTGTGACCGACACGGGAGTGGGAATCTCTGCAAGCGATCAAATAACGATATTTGAGCCGTACAAGCGGGCCGGCAACGCTCCTGATGGACTCAAGGGAGGTCTTGGCCTTGGCCTGGCCATTGTCCATCAGCTGGTGGAACAGCTGGGCGGTTCCATCGCTGTCTCCAGTGTTGAGGGGCAGGGGAGCGAGTTCACTGTCAGAATTCCTGTCCATTCAATTTGA
- a CDS encoding ATP-binding protein — MDQMTEVSTRFFLASLSLPVHRLMARTAVECASQVATILSYDEKATFGIKLAVDEAFCNAVDHFSGPVNEEERVHLEFYVEDDSLVVSIRERGIPFDHSTAERYTPDCLENMNKPGLGTLLMHQAMDSVELFVHGRKGKEVRMTKRISYGSLPADLLDVKTVKRGAKRVTVKDPVVRLATKEDLPEICRLAWRCYGFTQEAFIYDLKALEEKFASGELRPVVSFDPVSGNMIGHGAFKFHDPAVKVPELGLAFLDPAYRSSMLSLKMARRLFKTAEAEGDKGVFDCSVTTHTFSQKGMQEMGSRPCCLMLGIAASGMQAKELATSKQEKGSVVNHYYAIDHSPRTIFTPPRHQEMIGNIYQWLEIPREFGAPRTELPSGESSISVFPLPDELNVAFIIIHTIGEATVNEAIEGLQQCRRDRRDAVYAFLPLGDSSSPYLVEQLEKTGFFFAGIMPHIHDGDDRIIMQYVDVPLDTDAIRVYGDMSRELFAYILKEQKRVQSRG, encoded by the coding sequence ATGGATCAAATGACCGAAGTCTCCACACGCTTTTTCCTCGCCTCACTGTCCCTTCCCGTACACAGACTCATGGCCCGCACGGCTGTGGAGTGCGCCAGCCAGGTGGCCACCATTTTATCCTATGACGAAAAGGCAACGTTCGGCATCAAACTCGCTGTGGACGAGGCCTTCTGCAATGCCGTGGACCATTTCTCCGGCCCGGTGAATGAAGAGGAGCGGGTGCACCTGGAGTTTTATGTGGAGGACGACTCCCTGGTCGTTTCCATCAGGGAACGGGGCATCCCCTTCGACCACTCAACCGCAGAACGGTATACCCCGGACTGCCTGGAGAACATGAACAAGCCCGGGCTGGGTACACTGTTGATGCATCAGGCCATGGACTCCGTTGAACTCTTTGTCCACGGCAGAAAGGGCAAAGAGGTTCGGATGACGAAGCGGATTTCCTATGGAAGCCTGCCCGCCGATCTGCTGGACGTGAAAACCGTCAAACGCGGAGCAAAAAGGGTCACGGTTAAAGACCCTGTGGTCCGGTTAGCCACTAAAGAGGACCTGCCGGAAATCTGTAGACTTGCATGGCGGTGTTATGGCTTTACACAGGAAGCATTCATCTATGACTTGAAAGCACTAGAAGAAAAATTTGCGAGCGGGGAACTCCGGCCCGTGGTTTCATTTGACCCTGTCAGTGGCAACATGATTGGGCATGGAGCATTTAAATTTCACGATCCTGCCGTCAAAGTTCCTGAGCTGGGTCTCGCCTTTTTGGACCCGGCCTACCGCTCTTCCATGCTCTCCTTAAAAATGGCACGGCGTCTTTTTAAGACAGCTGAAGCCGAAGGAGACAAGGGGGTTTTCGACTGCTCAGTGACCACGCACACCTTTTCTCAGAAGGGGATGCAGGAGATGGGTTCACGGCCATGTTGCCTGATGTTGGGCATAGCGGCTTCCGGCATGCAAGCCAAAGAATTGGCAACCTCAAAGCAGGAAAAAGGGTCAGTGGTGAATCATTATTATGCCATTGACCATTCTCCCAGGACCATTTTTACGCCCCCTCGCCATCAGGAGATGATTGGTAACATATACCAATGGTTGGAAATTCCAAGAGAGTTCGGAGCGCCAAGAACAGAGTTGCCTTCGGGAGAATCATCAATCAGCGTATTCCCATTACCCGATGAACTGAATGTCGCTTTCATCATCATTCACACTATTGGCGAGGCCACCGTGAATGAGGCAATAGAAGGATTGCAGCAATGCAGGCGGGACCGCAGAGACGCGGTATACGCATTCCTTCCATTGGGAGATTCTTCCTCCCCCTATCTTGTGGAGCAACTCGAAAAAACAGGCTTTTTCTTTGCGGGCATCATGCCCCATATTCACGATGGAGACGACAGAATTATCATGCAGTATGTAGATGTCCCCCTGGATACGGATGCGATCCGGGTCTATGGCGATATGTCCAGAGAACTTTTTGCTTACATTCTCAAGGAACAAAAACGGGTACAGTCACGAGGATAA
- a CDS encoding diguanylate cyclase domain-containing protein has protein sequence MRSSGWNRLPAFHRQRGATELRPEDSMKDLLKRADEALYRAKDNGRNRVENG, from the coding sequence ATGCGCTCTTCAGGTTGGAACCGACTCCCTGCATTTCACCGTCAGCGTGGGGCGACCGAATTACGTCCCGAGGACTCCATGAAGGATCTGCTGAAACGAGCTGACGAGGCTTTATATAGGGCCAAGGACAACGGCCGCAACAGGGTCGAAAACGGATAA
- a CDS encoding YifB family Mg chelatase-like AAA ATPase — MIAKVSCAALMGIDAFKVELEVDFSRSGMPCFTMVGLAEGAVKESKERVFSALKNCGFKVPPARITVNLAPADVRKAGSAYDLPLAIGILCGMEVIDKEAAQGWFLAGELSLTGELKPVPGVLPLALAARAEQGKGIIVPVDNGREGAVVKDIPVIGATDLGQVVRMLLGEEAVEPTAVDIDTLWNERQSHIMDFGEVKGQEHAKRAIEIAAAGGHNLLFIGPPGSGKTMLAKRIPTVLPPLRFEEALEVTKIYSVAGLLQKERALMVTRPFRTPHHTISDVGLVGGGRYPQPGETSLAHRGVLFLDEMPEFKKNVLEVLRQPLEDGEVSISRSLMTLKYPADVMLVAAMNPCPCGYLSDETHSCSCTPLAVQRYRGKISGPLLDRIDLHVDVPAVPYEDLKKTRSEVDSATMRERILTARDIQAERYKGRHFSLNAELDGSALEQFCSLSDAEHDFLKQAVETLGLSARAYTRILRIARTVADLSASKSIGADHLAEAINYRSMDREGAV, encoded by the coding sequence ATGATAGCCAAAGTCTCCTGTGCCGCCCTCATGGGCATCGACGCTTTCAAAGTTGAACTGGAAGTGGACTTCTCCCGCTCGGGAATGCCCTGTTTTACCATGGTCGGTCTGGCGGAAGGAGCGGTCAAGGAGTCCAAGGAGCGGGTCTTTTCCGCCCTCAAGAATTGCGGATTCAAGGTACCGCCCGCGCGCATTACGGTGAACCTCGCTCCCGCGGATGTTCGCAAGGCCGGCAGCGCCTATGATCTGCCGCTGGCCATCGGCATTCTCTGTGGCATGGAAGTCATCGACAAGGAGGCCGCCCAGGGGTGGTTTCTGGCTGGCGAGTTGTCCCTGACCGGTGAACTCAAGCCGGTGCCGGGCGTTTTGCCTTTGGCGCTGGCTGCCCGTGCGGAACAGGGCAAGGGCATCATCGTGCCTGTGGACAACGGCAGGGAAGGGGCGGTGGTCAAGGATATCCCGGTCATCGGGGCCACGGATCTCGGCCAGGTGGTGCGCATGCTGCTCGGGGAAGAGGCGGTGGAACCCACTGCCGTGGATATCGACACCCTGTGGAACGAACGGCAGTCCCACATCATGGATTTCGGCGAAGTCAAAGGGCAGGAACACGCCAAGCGCGCTATTGAGATCGCTGCGGCTGGTGGGCATAATCTGCTCTTTATCGGTCCGCCCGGATCAGGCAAGACCATGCTCGCCAAGCGCATCCCGACCGTGCTCCCGCCGCTGCGATTCGAGGAAGCCCTGGAGGTCACCAAGATCTATTCCGTGGCCGGGCTGTTGCAGAAGGAGCGCGCCCTGATGGTCACGCGTCCGTTTCGAACACCGCATCACACCATTTCCGATGTTGGGCTTGTTGGCGGCGGTCGGTATCCGCAACCGGGAGAAACCTCCTTGGCCCATCGCGGGGTACTGTTTCTGGATGAAATGCCGGAATTCAAGAAGAACGTGCTCGAAGTGCTGCGTCAGCCCCTTGAGGATGGCGAGGTCTCCATTTCCCGTTCGCTCATGACACTCAAGTACCCGGCGGACGTCATGCTGGTGGCGGCCATGAACCCCTGTCCCTGCGGGTACCTGTCGGATGAGACGCACTCCTGTTCCTGCACGCCTTTGGCCGTGCAACGCTATCGGGGAAAAATTTCGGGTCCGCTGCTGGACCGCATTGATCTGCATGTGGACGTGCCTGCCGTGCCCTACGAAGACCTCAAGAAGACACGCAGTGAAGTTGATTCCGCCACCATGCGCGAGCGTATACTGACAGCCAGAGACATCCAGGCCGAGCGATACAAGGGGCGCCATTTCTCGCTGAATGCCGAACTGGATGGCAGCGCATTGGAGCAGTTCTGCTCCCTCAGCGATGCCGAGCACGATTTTCTGAAACAGGCGGTGGAGACATTGGGGCTGTCTGCCCGGGCCTACACCCGGATACTTCGGATAGCCCGCACCGTTGCCGATCTGAGTGCCAGCAAGAGCATTGGTGCGGACCATCTGGCCGAAGCCATTAATTACAGGAGCATGGACCGGGAGGGAGCTGTTTAG
- a CDS encoding helix-turn-helix domain-containing protein produces MAIRINLDVMLARRKVSSKELAEAVGITQQNLSILKTGKAKAIRFSTLNEICRYLDCQPGDILEYDHAEES; encoded by the coding sequence ATGGCGATACGTATCAATCTCGACGTCATGCTTGCCAGGCGCAAGGTCAGTTCCAAGGAGTTGGCCGAGGCTGTGGGCATCACCCAGCAAAATCTCTCCATCCTCAAGACCGGCAAGGCCAAGGCCATCCGTTTCTCCACCCTCAACGAGATTTGCCGCTATCTGGACTGCCAGCCAGGCGACATCTTGGAATACGACCATGCAGAGGAAAGCTAA
- a CDS encoding DUF2975 domain-containing protein, translated as MNNITKPSRRFALLLHIIFYVYPIFILWLWVDPSGTASSLGFDLIKSIMGETQIRETVLWQRLACFGAAMLTGSVVMYMLHSLSRLFTLYGKGEFFSTQNVACYRAVGISLIVQQAVSLPEQALQTVILSWTNPVGQRIIAIGADDTNISLIVVGLMVIVISRIMDEGRKMQEEQQLTV; from the coding sequence ATGAACAACATCACAAAGCCGAGCAGGCGATTCGCTTTGCTGCTCCACATCATCTTCTATGTATATCCGATATTCATACTCTGGCTGTGGGTCGACCCGTCAGGCACCGCCAGCTCCCTGGGATTCGATCTGATCAAATCAATCATGGGGGAGACGCAGATACGTGAGACCGTGCTTTGGCAGCGACTCGCCTGTTTTGGCGCTGCCATGCTGACCGGCAGTGTGGTCATGTACATGCTCCACTCCCTGTCCCGGTTGTTCACCCTCTATGGCAAAGGTGAATTCTTCAGCACACAGAACGTTGCCTGCTACCGTGCTGTCGGCATCAGTCTCATCGTTCAACAGGCAGTATCCCTGCCGGAACAGGCGTTGCAAACCGTCATCCTGAGCTGGACAAATCCGGTCGGCCAACGGATTATCGCCATCGGCGCCGATGATACCAACATTTCGCTGATCGTGGTGGGCCTGATGGTCATCGTCATCTCGCGGATCATGGATGAGGGACGGAAGATGCAAGAAGAACAACAGCTTACAGTCTAG
- a CDS encoding NifB/NifX family molybdenum-iron cluster-binding protein, whose product MNTRIAVPTAEPGGMEANIDAHFGHCAMYTLVDVVDGQVKDVQTVPSCPHEQGGCMAPVNYLADNKVKALISGGMGMRPLMGFNQVGIEVYHGSGAPTVNQAIQAFLLNSLPVFTVDQTCGGGQ is encoded by the coding sequence ATGAACACCCGTATCGCCGTTCCCACGGCAGAACCCGGCGGCATGGAAGCCAACATCGACGCTCATTTCGGCCATTGCGCCATGTACACCCTGGTGGACGTGGTAGATGGTCAGGTCAAAGACGTACAGACTGTACCCAGCTGCCCCCACGAACAAGGTGGTTGCATGGCTCCCGTCAACTATCTGGCTGACAACAAGGTCAAAGCGCTCATCTCGGGCGGCATGGGCATGCGTCCGCTCATGGGCTTCAACCAGGTCGGCATCGAGGTCTACCACGGCTCCGGCGCCCCCACTGTGAACCAGGCCATCCAGGCATTCCTGCTGAACAGCCTGCCCGTTTTCACTGTTGATCAGACCTGCGGCGGAGGACAATAG
- a CDS encoding ATP-binding protein → MHEIVIISGKGGAGKTSISGAFAHLAKKAILCDLDVDAPDLHLLLAPKHRAEEAFISGNEATIAPERCTACGQCQDVCRFNAIVEKDDVYSVNPILCEGCKVCVTLCPAQAIDFPDKHCGQWYVSDTRFGTLVHAQLFPGEENSGRLVTLLKQKARAIAEEQGLDLVVCDGSPGIGCPVISSMAGTDLAVVVTEPTPSGLHDLKRVAELCQGFRSTVAVLINKWDINPEMSDEIEAWCKANGHSVICRFPHSRMVVDAMLVREVLTEFENGPLSQQLKKAWSDITAMLDTK, encoded by the coding sequence ATGCATGAGATAGTCATTATCAGCGGAAAGGGCGGCGCAGGCAAAACCTCCATATCCGGGGCGTTTGCGCATCTCGCAAAAAAAGCCATTCTTTGCGATCTCGATGTGGACGCCCCGGATCTGCACTTGTTGCTCGCCCCCAAACACCGGGCCGAAGAGGCGTTCATTTCCGGCAACGAGGCGACCATCGCCCCGGAACGGTGCACGGCCTGCGGACAATGCCAGGACGTGTGTCGGTTCAACGCCATCGTGGAAAAGGACGATGTATACAGCGTCAACCCCATCCTCTGCGAGGGGTGCAAGGTTTGTGTGACACTCTGCCCTGCCCAGGCCATCGACTTCCCGGACAAGCACTGCGGGCAGTGGTATGTATCCGACACCCGGTTCGGCACACTGGTGCACGCCCAGCTCTTTCCGGGCGAAGAGAACTCGGGTCGGCTGGTTACGCTGCTCAAGCAGAAAGCACGCGCCATAGCCGAAGAGCAGGGACTGGACCTGGTGGTCTGTGACGGTTCGCCCGGCATCGGGTGCCCGGTTATCAGCTCCATGGCAGGAACGGACCTGGCCGTGGTTGTCACTGAACCCACGCCATCCGGTCTGCACGACCTCAAACGCGTGGCTGAACTCTGTCAGGGATTCCGCAGCACAGTGGCCGTGCTCATCAACAAATGGGACATCAACCCCGAAATGTCCGACGAAATCGAGGCATGGTGCAAAGCCAACGGCCACTCCGTAATCTGCCGTTTCCCCCACTCCCGAATGGTCGTGGATGCCATGCTCGTCAGAGAGGTGCTGACCGAATTCGAAAACGGTCCGCTCTCCCAACAACTCAAAAAAGCCTGGTCGGATATAACGGCCATGCTCGACACCAAATAA
- a CDS encoding 4Fe-4S binding protein, whose amino-acid sequence MIYAVASGKGGTGKTTITSSLAALWNAPVTCVDLDVEEPNLHLFLNPAITSEDKAYIEVPVADEEKCTLCRACVDICQFKAISIMADTLLVFPEMCHGCGGCLEVCPAGALTPGQRELGEICRGSVDDSRFIMGRLRIGEAMSPPLMRLIRQEFPALQEQGDILIDAPPGVSCPAINAVMDADCIVLVTEPTPFGFHDFKLAWEAFGPLNIPMGAVINRAGMGDDSVQNFCRDNDIPIWAEIPYSRAVAEAYSKGEIITKSLESMREPFTQLHSSMKAAARSKTEVQHA is encoded by the coding sequence GTGATCTACGCTGTTGCCAGTGGCAAGGGCGGCACCGGGAAGACAACCATCACCTCCTCCCTCGCCGCCCTGTGGAACGCTCCGGTCACCTGTGTTGACCTGGATGTGGAGGAACCGAACCTGCACCTCTTCCTCAATCCTGCCATCACAAGCGAAGACAAGGCCTACATAGAAGTGCCTGTGGCGGACGAGGAGAAATGCACCCTCTGCCGCGCCTGCGTCGACATCTGCCAGTTCAAGGCCATCTCCATTATGGCCGACACCCTGCTCGTCTTTCCTGAGATGTGCCACGGGTGCGGCGGCTGCCTGGAAGTCTGCCCTGCCGGGGCACTCACACCGGGTCAGCGAGAGCTGGGCGAAATTTGCAGGGGAAGTGTCGACGACAGCCGCTTCATCATGGGCCGTCTGCGCATAGGGGAAGCCATGAGCCCGCCGCTCATGCGTCTCATCCGTCAGGAATTCCCCGCTCTTCAGGAGCAGGGGGACATCCTCATCGACGCGCCACCGGGCGTCAGTTGTCCTGCCATCAATGCGGTCATGGATGCCGACTGCATCGTGCTCGTCACCGAGCCTACTCCCTTCGGCTTCCATGACTTCAAACTGGCATGGGAAGCGTTCGGCCCTCTGAACATCCCCATGGGCGCGGTCATCAACCGGGCCGGCATGGGCGATGACTCTGTCCAGAATTTCTGTCGGGACAATGATATCCCCATCTGGGCGGAGATCCCCTATTCACGGGCAGTGGCCGAGGCGTATTCCAAGGGAGAAATCATTACCAAATCACTGGAGTCCATGCGCGAACCCTTTACGCAGCTACACTCATCCATGAAGGCCGCAGCCCGCTCTAAAACCGAGGTGCAGCATGCATGA